In Pygocentrus nattereri isolate fPygNat1 chromosome 26, fPygNat1.pri, whole genome shotgun sequence, one genomic interval encodes:
- the tgm2b gene encoding protein-glutamine gamma-glutamyltransferase 2, whose product MALDIGSWDLACEFNNTDHRTELNGTDRLIVRRGQPFTINLNLRSGSYEPGVNQLQITAETGPQPVEQYGTKAVFGLSDAIDDTRWSAAVTGPPGDIVSLSICSAPDAPIGHYKLTLDSNAQFELILLFNPWCPRDTVYMDSEEKLEEYVLAQDGIIYRGNAKYPIPSAWEFGQFEEGILDACLRILDENPKYKRNPGKDCSGRRNPIYVCRVLSAMVNSNDRDNGVLEGCWRDTFDGGISPMAWRGSVEILRTWNSTSCLPVRFGQCWVFAAVACTVSRALGIPCRVVTNYLSAHDTNANLVIERYVDENGQLQNISKDMIWNYHCWVESWMARTDLKAGFDGWQASDPTPQEKSEEVYCCGPVPVRAIKEGELTFKYDTPFVFAEVNADVETFLKYKDGSTRKITATSQVGQKISTKSVGSDEREDITHLYKYPEGSDEEREAFKKAKHQNKLLKQPVNSGLHVNIKVSVEMRKGCDFDVFAVVNNTTPVEKKCRLVFASRGMSYDGSIGQECGFKDLLNVVLPPGGERKVSLRLSYSKYCNAITQDNLIRLGALLIDYSTRDAVLAMRTIVLENPEITIRILGEPKVNRKLAAELIVQNSLQDPLEACCFCIEGANLTAGKTITERIPNSVEPGQEAKVKIYFTPTRSGLRKLLVDFNSNRLGHVKGFRNVIIGK is encoded by the exons ATGG CTCTAGACATTGGCAGTTGGGACTTGGCGTGTGAGTTCAATAACACAGACCACCGTACGGAGCTGAACGGCACTGACCGGCTGATTGTACGGAGAGGTCAGCCCTTCACCATCAACCTTAACCTCCGCTCTGGATCCTACGAGCCTGGAGTAAATCAGCTCCAGATCACTGCAGAGACAG GACCACAGCCTGTGGAGCAGTATGGTACCAAGGCTGTCTTTGGTCTGAGTGATGCTATTGATGACACGCGTTGGAGTGCTGCGGTAACCGGTCCGCCTGGGGACATAGTCTCCTTGTCCATCTGTTCTGCTCCTGATGCCCCCATTGGGCACTACAAGCTGACTCTGGACAGCAATGCCCAGTTTGAGCTGATATTGCTCTTCAACCCCTGGTGTCCTC GAGATACAGTGTACATGGACAGTGAGGAGAAGCTGGAGGAGTATGTTTTGGCTCAGGATGGAATAATCTACCGGGGTAATGCTAAATATCCCATTCCCTCAGCTTGGGAATTTGGCCAG TTTGAAGAAGGCATCCTGGACGCGTGTCTGCGAATTTTGGATGAGAACCCTAAATACAAGAGGAACCCTGGAAAAGACTGCTCTGGCCGCAGAAACCCTATATACGTCTGCAGAGTGCTCAGTGCTATG gtGAATAGTAATGACAGAGATAATGGAGTATTGGAAGGCTGCTGGAGAGACACATTTGATGGTGGAATCAGCCCCATGGCATGGAGGGGGAGTGTGGAGATTTTGAGAACCTGGAACTCTACTTCCTGTTTGCCTGTCCGCTTTGGCCAGTGTTGGGTATTTGCAGCTGTTGCCTGCACTG TGTCTCGAGCTCTGGGAATCCCCTGCAGAGTGGTCACAAACTACCTGTCAGCTCATGATACCAATGCTAACCTGGTGATTGAACGCTACGTCGATGAAAATGGCCAGCTGCAGAACATCAGCAAAGACATGATTTG GAACTACCACTGCTGGGTGGAGAGCTGGATGGCTCGTACTGATCTGAAAGCAGGCTTTGATGGCTGGCAGGCGAGTGACCCCACACCCCAGGAGAAGAGCGAGG AGGTGTACTGCTGTGGGCCTGTCCCTGTGCGAGCAATAAAGGAGGGAGAGCTCACGTTTAAGTACGACACTCCATTTGTGTTTGCGGAGGTAAATGCGGATGTGGAGACATTCCTGAAGTATAAGGATGGCAGCACACGCAAGATTACCGCCACTAGCCAGGTTGGCCAAAAGATCAGTACCAAGAGTGTTGGCAGCGATGAACGAGAGGATATCACACACCTTTATAAGTACCCAGAAG GCTCTGATGAGGAACGAGAGGCGTTTAAAAAAGCCAAACACCAAAATAAACTGCTGAAGCAACCAGTCAACAGTGGCCTCCATGTCAATATCAAGGTCTCCGTGGAGATGAGGAAGGGCTGCGACTTTGATGTCTTTGCCGTGGTTAACAACACCACACCAGTGGAGAAGAAGTGTCGTCTGGTTTTTGCCTCCCGTGGCATGTCTTACGATGGATCCATCGGGCAGGAGTGTGGGTTTAAAGACTTGCTGAATGTGGTGCTGCCACCtggaggag AGCGAAAGGTGTCTCTGAGGTTGAGCTACAGTAAATACTGCAACGCTATAACTCAGGACAATCTAATCCGCCTGGGAGCTCTGCTGATAGACTACAGCACCAGAGACGCCGTTCTGGCCATGCGCACCATCGTCCTTGAAAACCCAGAGATCACGATCAGG ATCTTGGGAGAGCCCAAAGTGAACCGTAAGCTGGCAGCAGAACTCATTGTGCAGAACTCACTGCAAGATCCTTTAGAGGCATGCTGCTTCTGCATAGAGGGAGCCAACCTTACTGCAGGCAAGACCATCACCGAAAG